The following nucleotide sequence is from Desulfobacterales bacterium.
TAAAGAGGTATGGTAATTTCAATCTGGCAAGGTCGACCATATGGTATTGCACAATATCCGGCACATATAGCAGGCGCTGACCCGCGCGCAATCCCCTGATAATATAATCGGCATCTTCGCCGCCCCTGAGGTTGTGGCCGCTCGGCCCGAGATCCAAATTGAAAAAACCTGTTTTCTCGATAAACGAACGCCTGAGAAATAGGTTACCCGCACCGGGGATAAACCCGGTTTCATTTATTTCTTTTATCTTATTCCCGAGGTCGAAATTGGGTATTGGGAACGGACGAATTGCATAGCCGCTCCGGTCATGGACCCATGGCGGCTCCCTTCCATCCCATTTCGGGATTATCCTGCCGCAGAAACCGGAATAGATAGGGTAGCAAGAAAAAGCACTCATAACGGATAGAAAAAAATTGGCGGGGAAAATGTGATCATCATCCACAAAAACCGCCAGGTCGCTATCAAATTGACTTAACGCCAAATTTAAAGCACGGGTTTTCCCCGGTACTTTTTCAACCAAGTGAAGAACCGGCGCGGGCATAACTTTGGAAAACTGCCGTATGACACCTCCTGTCCCATCGTTGCAAGCATTCTCTACAATTGTCACTATAATTTTAACATGCTTGGGGCGATCCACAGCAGATAATGATT
It contains:
- a CDS encoding glycosyltransferase, translating into MAIKSLNIIICTHNRAESLAEALESLSAVDRPKHVKIIVTIVENACNDGTGGVIRQFSKVMPAPVLHLVEKVPGKTRALNLALSQFDSDLAVFVDDDHIFPANFFLSVMSAFSCYPIYSGFCGRIIPKWDGREPPWVHDRSGYAIRPFPIPNFDLGNKIKEINETGFIPGAGNLFLRRSFIEKTGFFNLDLGPSGHNLRGGEDADYIIRGLRAGQRLLYVPDIVQYHMVDLARLKLPYLFKKAYLRNKVVRQLDRRDQVEHCMFGVPPYLFNLLIRNAFLFCINPGLNQKRYYFVRCGAIIGEIHGCLNIK